Within the Thermocladium sp. ECH_B genome, the region TAACTGAGAGCGGCTCAACTATGTTGCCCTCAGTCATATCAGTTACCTTGCCTGAGAATGCATTTACTCCATACTTCCACCCATCCTCCTTGCTCTCATGCACGTGCCTAAGCTCCGTAAGTATGTCTATGGCGTCCAAGCCAGCATTCTCTGCGAGGGTCTTTGGTATGGTCTCTATTGCTGAAGCAAAGCTCTCAACGGCATACTGCTCCCTTCCGCTTACCTTAGATGCGTATTGCCTGACAACCTTAGCCACCTCCATTTCTGCGGCTCCGCCGCCGGGCACTATGTATGGCTCCTCAATAACGTCGGAGACCACGCTTAATGCATCCACTAGGTTCCTCTCCGCCTCATCCACCAGCCTCTCGAATCCTCCCCTTATCAATATGCTGACTGCCTTAGGGTTCTTGCATTGCTCCACGAACACCATTTTCTCATCTCCAATCCTCTCTTCCTTCACTAGCCCAGCGTAGCCAAGATCATTCGGGGTTAAGTCCTCTATATTAGTGACTAGTTTTCCTCCGGTGGCCCTGACCAGCTTCTCTATATCGCTCCTCTTCACTCTCCTCACTGCCATTATGCCGGCCTTCGCTAGATAGTACTGCGCGATATCATCTATTCCCTTGGTGGTGAAAACCACATTTGCGCCGACAGCCTTCAACTTATCAACGTATGACTTAAGTATGTTCTCCTCCTCATCTAGGAATGTCTTTATTTGATCTGGGCTATTTATCCTTATTTCAGCATCTATCTCAGGCTTCTCCACCTCCAGCGGTGAATCGAGGAGAGCTATCTTTGCGTTCTCCACTTTCTTCGGCATTGATGCATGGACTACCTCCTTATCGATCACTATGCCATCTATTAATTGAGTATCAAAGAGGCTGCCTCCATGCTTCTTGACTATTTGAACATTATCGAGGTCGGCCACCCACTCATTTCCCCTTTGCTCTGCGACTTGTATCATTGCCTTAGCGGCCAACTCCGCGAAGTAATCCTTAACAGTCTCGCTTATTTTTCCATGCATTGATGTAGCGGCCACCTTCTTCAGTACCTCAATATCATCGCGTTTAACGGGTATGGCTATCTTCCTTAAGTGCTCTATACCTACATCGAGCGCTTTCTTATAGCCGGTTATTATCACCGTTGGATGAATGTTCTTGTCGATTAATTTCTCCGCTTCATCCAGTAACCCGCCTGTCAGTATCACTGATGTGGTGGTTCCATCCCCAACTTCATCGTCCTGCGTCTTCGATATCTCAACCAGTAATTTACCTATTGGGTGCTGCACATCCATCTCGTTTAGGATGGTTGCTCCATCATTAGTTATGGTTATGTCGCCTAGGCTATCTATTAACATTTTATCCATTCCCTTTGGACCCAGCGTTGACTTCATTACCTCTGTTATGGCCTTGGCCACCATTATGTTTACCCTGAGTGCTTCTTTTCCGAAGGCTCTTTGGGTTCCCTCCTTTAGCACTAGGACAGGTACTCCTCCTATTTGCGTTAAGTATGCTTGCGAGCTCATATTGTGCATGCCTTTAGATCGCTTCTATATAAACTTTTTCCAGATGATACTCAACGCTTTAAATGAGTGGCCGACGCGCTATGAATGGGCGCCTCATGGATGCCATAATATTAGCCTTTAACCATGGGAACGGGCCATACACGCGTGCATATCAACTAGCAAAATTAGTGAAGCAATACTTGGGAATAAATGTCCCCATAATAATTCCATGGATATACCCTAACCAAGATGAAATACTTTCCCAATTTGGTCGGGATTACTTGCTAAGCAGGGAGCTAGGCAATATATTAAGCCCCGCATTGTACTGGGGCGGTTCATTCATTGATTACGCGAAGAAATTGCCCCTTATTGGCGAATATATAGAGAGGAAATTTATCGATGCATCAATGGGATCATTACGGGTCAGGGATATGAATGGCCGGGAACTCGACATTAGGGTTAATGATCCCATTTACATAAATGCCTATCCCGTGTTGCGGTTACCATCATATACGCTATCACTTCATGAACATGTGATACTGGGCAATTACGTTACTGATTTTGGAGAGGACATAGGCACGGATGTAATAAAGTGGTTTAGGAGAGTTGAATCAGGTATATTGACCTTTGTTTCAGCTCCAGCTGGAGCATGTGCCAAGGGATTGATTTTCTCCGACGCAATGGTAATACCGCCGGCCATCTATAAATATAGGCGTGATGTATATAAGTTCAGGGGAGTGAAAATACTTGGATCAGGGGTTTCTGGGGCCAATGCGGCTTTATCATCGATTAGCGGGAAGTCGAGGAGGAAGATAATGGTGACTAGGGGCGGCTTGGCCACGGTGTGGGAATCTTGGTTCCAGGAAATACCGGTGCTGATACCTAAACCGCGTCCAGGCGAGGATCCGGAGATAATATATAACGTTGAGGTATTCGAAAAATGGAAAATGGCTCACCTCATGAGTGGCGATTGGTTAAAGGATGTCGACATCGCCATTAAGTACGCTGCGGCGAGGACTTATAGGTTGATTCCGAGACCACTAGGCCTGGAATTAGCTGCAGCAGAGATAGTTAGGCACATTAGAAATCGCGGCACGCAATTAAGCAATAAGTATGAATGGCTCTGCAGAGAGTCGGCGGCTCATAATTAATCACATATAGTCACCGCATTGTCCTAAATTACCTCAACGGGCAATCCCCTAGTATCAACAATTGTTCGCGGCTCCGGCGTTGCCAGGATTATTTTGCTGCTCGGCAATTGCCTCATCATCAATACCAATGAACTAAAGTCAATGCACTTCATTGATGTTATCACAATTGTTCTTCTTCCCATTATTGCATTGGTAAATACGGCAATTTCCGGCGGATTCCAGTAAAGCCTCTCGACCTCATAAATATCGGGCTTAACCTTAATGCACCCATTTGGTCCAGCTAGGCATAGACTGCTTACTTGAATGGCACTCAATAATGCCAATGCCTTATCTATTCTCCTCACATCGCTTCCCTCGCTCATGCATTCGCTCCATTCCAGTATAGCGACTGTTCCATTCCCCCTCAACGATAGATCCCTGGGCGATTTAATGATCAATTGAT harbors:
- a CDS encoding thermosome subunit is translated as MSSQAYLTQIGGVPVLVLKEGTQRAFGKEALRVNIMVAKAITEVMKSTLGPKGMDKMLIDSLGDITITNDGATILNEMDVQHPIGKLLVEISKTQDDEVGDGTTTSVILTGGLLDEAEKLIDKNIHPTVIITGYKKALDVGIEHLRKIAIPVKRDDIEVLKKVAATSMHGKISETVKDYFAELAAKAMIQVAEQRGNEWVADLDNVQIVKKHGGSLFDTQLIDGIVIDKEVVHASMPKKVENAKIALLDSPLEVEKPEIDAEIRINSPDQIKTFLDEEENILKSYVDKLKAVGANVVFTTKGIDDIAQYYLAKAGIMAVRRVKRSDIEKLVRATGGKLVTNIEDLTPNDLGYAGLVKEERIGDEKMVFVEQCKNPKAVSILIRGGFERLVDEAERNLVDALSVVSDVIEEPYIVPGGGAAEMEVAKVVRQYASKVSGREQYAVESFASAIETIPKTLAENAGLDAIDILTELRHVHESKEDGWKYGVNAFSGKVTDMTEGNIVEPLSVKVQAMKAAVEAMTMIMRIDEIIAASKIETPSGKGGEGGAGGENPPSFD